In Cryptomeria japonica chromosome 1, Sugi_1.0, whole genome shotgun sequence, the sequence AATTGTCAAATTGTACAGATAAATATTTCTGATACTGTGAGATGGAGCGTAATATTGGTATACATTGAAAGAAATTTTTCATAGCATATACAGAAACTTAGatactattatttctctcttttctatctatgcatataaaaaaaaacaaagaaaaagaacagaCTAAGCATAGCATTGTTATGTCATACCTGGGTGAGTTGTTTATGTTGCAGCAGTCAGTTTTGAATGGAACAAACACTTTTGTAACAAAAGTTATCAGAGGATAATACACAAATGCTCTAACAATGAGATTAATAAAAGCTGTTAGAAATGTTTGAGTAGTGTAAAGTTTAAAACTAATTAGAAATATATTCATTTTAGTGTTAAAAGAGTTAGAAAGTTCATGTTTTGCAAAGAAAAAGTACAGAGTAAGTAtagcattttttttttgtgtgtataaCTTTGTATAATTGACATTGACAAGACTTTTTAGCTACAACCAGTGCTAACTTGAAAAGTGAGAAGTGTGCAAGCATGGGTATGTTGTTCTTTGTTAATATGTATATGTACAACAAAAAGAAGGATTGAAATTTGTAACTGACCTGATTAGTGTCATAAATCTGGAATGCAGTGAAGTTTCAAAacaccctaattttttttttttgttgtttgcaaTTTTTGCAAGGGCAACACAGTCATAGATTTGAGATATTTAAATGTGTTTGTAATGAGGAGATAAAACAttagaataaagaatgggaaaagTGGTCAATAGCTATAATGGTCAAATGTGAATTATTTTAAGAAAGCAAAAGGAATACGACCTGAAATATGGGGAACAAAATTAATGGATATTGGTGAAATAGGAAAGGTGTTTTAGTGTGGTTGGGCAAAGGTTTTGCCTGCATTGAAGAAAGCAACGTCAGAAGGATTAATTTGGTAAAGTTGGAAAGCAGATATAAAGTATAAATTTAGAAATGACCAGAAAATGTTTGGTTGTAATGAACACTAAATGTCATACCTAGGTGAGTTGTTTATGTTGCAGCAGTGAGTTTTCAATGGAATAGAGACTTTTGTAATTAAAGTCACCAGAGGATAATACACAGGTGCTGTAACAATGAGAATAATAAAAGCTGTTAGAAATGTTTGAGTAGTGTAAAGTTTAAAACTGATTAGAAATATATTCATTTTAGTGTTAAAAGAGTTAGAAAGCTAATTGTATCTATATCTTTCTCTTCAAGGCCCCATGGAATGCATCCCATACTAACTTGTGCTTTGTAAAGTAGCATTTTGCCACCAAGTCACCTTCATATCTTGATATACTCTAGCAGGGAAAGAATCTTTTATTACTCGAAAAGTACCAATGTACACTATGAAACATAATTTCTAATAAAATAACATATGAGAATCTTGTAATAATAACTTCATATCTTGATATGCATTAGCAGGAAAATAATcttttatcattcaaaaagtagCAATGTACACTATGAAACATAAATTCTAATGAAATAACGTACGAGAAGGTTTTAATAATTAACAAGTTACAATAATGCATTTGCATTGCAAACAGAAAATTGGGCTATGGTTTTATATTATAAGCCCTTACCTGCTATGCCCTAATCCTCAAAACTGGCATATGGAAATTGGAGGCTTTGAGATTGGCTCAAGTTGCCTGGTGTGTTGTAGGCTTTGCATCCTTCCTTTGAAATCACACCTGGAAAGTATTTGTAAAACAAAAGTTTCACATGAGAGGGAAAGATGCAGTCATCCACAGGTTTTATGTTGTCTTCTATTTAACTGTCAAATTGTACAGATAAATATTTCTGATATTGTGAGATGGAGCTTAATATTGGTATACATTGAAACAAATTTTTCATAGCATATATAGAAACTTAGatactattatttctctcttttctatctatgcatataaaaaaaacaaagaaaaagaacagaCTAAGCATAGCATTGTTATGTCATACCTGGGTGAGTTGTTTATGTTGCAGCAGTCAGTTTTGAATGGAACAAACATCTTTGTAACAAAAGTTATCAGAGGATAATACACAGATGCTCTAACAATGAGATTAATAAAAGCTGTTAGAAATGTTTGAGTAGTGTAAAGTTTAAAACTGATTAGAAATATATTCATTTTAGTTTTAAAAGAGTTAGAAAGTTCATGTTTTGCAGAGAAAAAGAACAGAGTAAGCATGGCATTGTTTTTTTTGTGTATAACTTTGTATAATTGACGTTGACAAGACTTTTTAGCTACAACCAGTGCTAACTTGAAAAGTGAGAAGAGTGCAAGCATGGGTATGTTGTTCTTTGTTAATATGTATCtctacaacaaaaagaagaaatagaattaGTTTCTTAAATTCAGCATATATACAATTTATGTGCCAAAACAACTGAAGTGGCGTGGCAAAGAGAAGTTTGTTTATTAATTGATTTTATTCGAAGATTTGTTAGAATATGCCTTGAAAGAATTACATGGCCACATAAAAAGAAGAGAATGTAAACTATATGTGTTGGGTAGGTATGCATACCTTCAATTTGCAGTAGGAAAACTAGACtgaatggttgattgagaaggtttaCACTAGAGAGGCAATGTACTGTAGCTGGGGTACAAAGAGGGAAGTTAGTTAAAAGTGATAGAAGGCAATGTTAGAGCAATAAAAGGGGTCAATAGAGGATGCTTGAAGCAAAAAAAACGTAAATATCATACCTGGGAGAGTTGTTTATGTTGCAGCAGTGACTTTTGAATGCAACAGACACTTTTGTAACAAAACTTATCAGAGGTATAATACATAGTTCCTCTAACAATGAGATACATAAAAGTTGTTACAAATGTTCGAGTTGTATAAAGTTTTAAACTGATTAGAATTATACTCATTTTAGTGTTAAAAGACTTAGAAAGTTAATTATGGGGTGAGGAACACATGTTTTGCAGTCATAAAGAACAGACTAAGCATAGCATTGTTTTTATTGTGTATAACTTTGTACAATTGACATTGATAAGAGATTTCAGCTACAACGAGTGCAAGCATGGGTATGTTGTTCTGTGTTAATGTGTATCTCtacaagaaaaagaagaaatatgtttAGTTTGTTAAATTCAACATATATACAATTCATGTGCTAAAAGAACTGAAGTGACGTGGTAAAGTGGAGTGGAGAGACAATGTTTTGTAGCTGTATTAGAAAGAGGCAAGTTAGACAAAAGTGACATCAAGCAATGTTGGAGTATAAAAGTTTGTTAACAGAGTATATTTGAAGCAATAAAAGTGACATATCATACCTGAGATAGCTGTATATGTTGGAGTAGTGAGCGATGTGAATGCGCAATGCATTGCAGGTGTGGTGTTCAATGCAGCATGGAGGATgtcttagaatgaatgcaacctaaaatgAACAGTGAGGGAAAAAGAGTTAGTACGAGGGACAATTAAGAAAGTACATGTTGTGAAGAGGTATGACAATGTAAAATTGCAATTACCTTGTTGAAAGTAGAGGAATGTAACAAAGATGCTTTTGGAGCAAAAGATTTTAAGGTGAATAGATATCTGTTTGGGCAGAGAGCAACTGCAAAcgagtttcttctttctttctaatgGTTGTATAAGCATTATTTTGCAGTTTGGAAAACCTTTCAAAAGAGAATGGTGGTTCGATCCGTATTCCATCAATTGTCTTCACTCTTGAAATAGCTGTGAATGTGAGCCCTTGCTTTTTAGTATTACCTATGTCAATGGTAGCTCTGTCTAATGTAAGACCTTGGGATTTGTGAATAGTGATGGCCCAAGACATTGTTAAAGGCACTTGTGTACGCCTGCCTCACGTTATTGGAAAAATGGGCATGTCTTTTGGATGTGCTATATCCCATGGAGGTCCATTATAATCGTTGAATTGGACAACCACATATTTTGGAAAGTCTGGtggttttctattattttcatataCAATTTGTTTTATGAGACCAATAGTGCCATTGACAAGGCCAACTTTGATCCACAAGTTAGCTATTAACATCACTTGTTGATCAATAGAAAGTAATACTTCCAATGGTAGCTGTTCATTGGTGTCATATTCAGTATTTGTTTGCTTAGCAATTTTAGCTAAACTTAGAGCAACAGGCAAATTTAATTCTTTGAGCATTTTCCTGTTATGCAAGCGTGCAGCTTCATTTGTTGCAAATAGGTGGATCGAAGAGTTGAAATATTTCTTTTGTTGAATAGTTAATGTTGCATTTGTCTGGCATGTCAGAAACTGCAAATCATGTTGGAGTGCTTGAGCGTTTCTTAAGTTGTGAAGAAGTGCTCTAAATTGTTGTTGTCTTATAGATGCACCTTGCTGGCAGAAAATAGTGTCCAATGTTATGACAATAGTAAAAGAATGCCATAAACTGAGGGCTGTAGAGTGCGAAGCATATATAGGTTTATCCATTACAGGGGGAAGCTGAGCAAGATCACCAACAAGAATCATGGACACGCCACCAAAGTTGTCATGTTGATTGTTAGGGAATGCTTGGCGTAAATGGTTATCTATCTTAAGTAGTAGTTTTGGGCCCAAAAAGCTCATTTCGTCTATCAGAATATATTTGATATGTTTCAATTGCTCTTGCAATGTCATTAATGACTGCCCTGTCAAAGGATGCATTTCTCTTATAGGTATGCGCAACCTTGCATGGATTGTTGTCGCTTGTATATTAAATGCAGCAACTCCTGTTGGTGCTAAAACAAGCAATGGGTTTGCCGTCATAGGTGGAGATATGTTTAATTCTTTTCTAATACAATCTATTAAAAATGATTTACCAGTGCCAGCAGTGCCTTGAACAATCATTCGTAGAGGTGTTGTTGCAGATTGATTATTATGATGTTGTAGAATAATGTTGGGCGCAACTTTTTGTTGAGGCGATAGCTGGTTTTTTTTTATGTCTTGGCTAGAGATTTGCATGCTAGTGTGTTGGAATTTTAGCTTGCTTGTAGTTATGAATTGAAGGGCAGTGCAGTCTAGTTGATCAACCACAACAGTTGCTCCCCAAAAGTGGCTAATATCGTAATCACGACGGCCTAGCATTTGCAGATCATTCTGGACAAAGTTATTTGTAGCTCCCATTTGTGAGAGTTGCTCCCACTCATATAGATTTGTATCATCTTGATGTTGGGAACCATTATTGTCACTATCATCTTCATTTGGAAGGCTGCAATCATCTATAATCTGTTGATTTCCCAAACGGCTGTAATTTGTCTTTTTAaagtttttccaattttttataatTTGTTCCTTTGAAGCTCCTATTTCAGTTGGGATGTCACGGAACGGTTTGTATAGCAGCAATTGAGACAAACAAAAAATCTCAAACTGATTGGTATCTTCATCTGGAGGCTCTGTAAACTGAGGATATACAgtcacaattgcttttttatccctGATGTGCCATTTTGTTTTTTTGCGTTGAGAATTATATGAAAACCCTTGTGCTAATTGTAgcaaatttgttgcatttaattCAAAAGGGTGCTGCATATAAGCATGTATATAAGTTGTGGAAAGGTCAACTCCATTATCTGATTTTATGACACGGTGGAGTATTTCTCTACCAACATTTAGAGAGACAAATTGTCGGCTACAACTTAGAAGAGGCAATTTTTGTaacatatggcaagtttcttgTGCACTGATATCACAGTCTACTACTATGCCCATCATAAATTTCTGATATGTTAATAAAATGCTATCTTCAGATATACTTGTATTTAGTATTGTTTTCAGCATTTCAATATAGGATTGcgatttgttttctgattttgaagcATACTTTGAAATGTATTGGAGGACAGCTTTTTTTGAAGTGACTGGTTGGCAATCAATATTAGCTCTCCATAGTGAAAGCATCCAAGGATTATGAATATTCAAACGATCATCATTCCTTGCAGGTTTATAGCATGGGTTGTTGTCATTGTCAACTGTCAACGTAGACATCTCTTGTTGAAGCCATGGAGCTTTGTAACGACATTCAAATGTGGGACCTTTTTTCTTGAGGCATGTATGTTCTGTACATTTTGTGTGTCTCTGTAAAGTATTAAGCAATGCTTCATAATCCAATGCAGCGTCCATGGTGAAGAGTTTTTTTGTATCAGCTAGGCAAGGGTCATCCATTGCAGTGTAGTGCATTGCATTCATGCGGTCTGCTGTGATGCGAGGATTCCAAGCAGAAACATATTGGTCGAAGAAATTTTTTGCCATTTGCACCTCATTATCATCTGTCCAATTAATGGTCTCCATATTTGGTGCTCCAGGGAGCCATAAGAAGCCATGAATATGTCTTGAGCCTCGATGTTGCCATTCATACCTATACCAATGATCCTTTGCTTGGAACAACTTTTGAATAACTTCTTCATGAAATATTGTAAATCTGTTGTGAAGGTATAATGCTGTTATATGTGGATTGCAGATCACATGGTCTGTAAGTTGTTTTCTTGTAAACTGTGTGGTTTGGCCATCATTTTCAGAGAAAAGCCTATGCAAATCAGGCCATTTGGTATCAGCTGAACTTAACGTAAAGAACAGTGTTGGGGGCCCCCATTGGAAGATCATTGCAGTAAGCTCTTTTCTAGATTTACACCAATATGCACGGGTGCCTCGAAGTGTTGCACCAAAATGCAACAATTGATTAGGCAGCTGATCATCAGGAGTGTTTTGCAAGCATTCATGAAGCGCTTTGATAGTGGTTGGGACAGACTCTCCCAAATTAGTTCTAATGAAGATAGCTGCAGATTGTTGCGAACGATGTCTCATAATTAGATTGCAAATATAATACCAGAATCTAACATGCTACCCAAATCTTTGATCAGCATATCTTAGTAAGTGGagagcatattcatgtaaatgaaCATGCTTGATACATGGCTGCAGTGGAGGTGCAACTCCAGATGGCAAAAGGGTTGGGAATGCCATGCTTAACAAGCCTATTGTATTATATTCATTTATCGGAGACAAGTTTATTTCAGGCCAAGGGATATTATTATCAGTATTAGCATTTAACTGTAAGGTTCTCTTAACTGTATCTAGTTCACGGGGTGGAGTAGGCAGTTTTGGAATAAAAGATGATGAACTATCTGCATCATATTCATTGCAATTGTCCAAAAGGTCTTCTGTTGGTGGAATACTTGTTATATCAGTATGTTCTTCTAAAGAGCGCAGCATATTTGATATATCCGTTGTAGTATTAGGAAGCAGGTTGACAGCATCAAAGTCTATGACAAAATCATTATAGTACTGGTCATGTTGTATTTTATAGCTCAATGCATCCATAACATGGAATTTATTCACATAACAATCATATTTTGTGCCTTGTATATTACTTCGGTGGACAATAAGAACTTCAAGGTCTTTTAGTTTTCGTGGCAAAAGCTTTGCAATTTCTAAAATATCTTAGGGAAAACTTATTATGTGACCAGAATATTTGTATTGGCCACCTCTTCCATGTCTGACTTGCAAAACAGGAGCAACCCTAGCTATAAGCATCTCTTCTACTTGGGTAAGTTTTTTTAACACAACAGGTTGCTCGCCTGGGTCTAAGTTATTTGCCAAGGAGAAACGATGAACACCATTTTCAGAAAAGCATCTTGAACAAATATTATGTTGTTGGTTCCCACGTAGCAGCATTCCAATATATCTTTCCTTACAAATACTACATGTTTGAAGCATGGACCGCGAATCAATGCGATGGCGGAAGGCTTGCAATGTTTGAATGTACTGTACAGAAGAGAAACAATTTGTTGTGCATTGTTGTGTTGTTATAGGCTGCAATATTGTCTGATGGTATAGAGGTTGCCTGTTTTGTGCTACATGATTCTGTTGTAGTTTGCTACTATGCAATGAAGGTTGTTGTATTTGTTGCAATACAATACTGTCCTGGCCAGATGAGAAAGGAAGGCTTTGATTCAGTATAAGCGAATCCGAATCCATCATCTATGGGGTGTCGCATGGTGCAGGTGTAGGCAAGAGCATTTTGTGTTTCATTCACTCCAAGCAACGCTTTTTAGAGATTTCTTCTCTATGTTGTGCATAATAGCGACAATTTTGTTCTCTTTTTTTCGCTTTCCTAAGATTGCATCCTTGTGGTGTGTTCTGCATTAATATTTTAGACAATTTAAATGAACCGAGCATATAAGATGTTTGAGTGTGCAAGAAACAACTGGTAAAGATAGTGTCTATGTTGTAATCTATATAGTTACATTTGAAACTTCTGTTTGATGCAATCTTTGAATTGCACATGTTAAATACTTTTGCACAAAGATTAAGCACATGACCATACAGATAACTATACATGCATTGAGACATGTATGCACATAAAAGAATATGGCTAGAGACAAGGTTAGTTACATATGTAGGTACATAACTTTCAAGAGACACAATGTTGTGCATGTTCATATCTATGCACCGTGAGTGGCTTCCTTTGTGTGAGCATGTTTATAGGTGTGTGGTACTTTGTAGTTATGTCAAAATGTATTTGTATGGTTTTTCTTTATAAATGTAtataccaatttccatgatatacacatacatgtgtacGTATTTCTATACAGAAGTACAAACACAAACATACAATCATTTATGCAGTGGTGCATACATGAACATAAAAAAGATATTGCAGATGGATTTACTTATGTATGCAGGCACATAACTTTCAAGATATATAAGATTgttcatgtgtatatatatttgtTGTGAATGCCTTCCTTTGTATGTACATGTATAGAGGTGCATATATGGTTGTATGTATGCGAGTATGCAGCTATGGAGGACCATATGTATGCATGTACGTGTATGGAAATATATGTAAATGCACATAGAAATCTATAGGTATCTTTGTATATCGCGATACATAATTGGAGATATTTATCTTTATGCATGGCGGTAAATATTGGAGAGAACATATAAGGCAACAGACATTTACATAAATTGAATGAATACAAAGAAGAATATGAAAGTTGTTGGATGTTCAAAACTTGCATTTCAATTTACAGGTCAACATTAATGAGAAGCACAAGTGTGTCTGGACCAAGCATCAAAACGTatctaaaaggattcaaaatattacaataaaagaaaGAGATAGGTCAACAAAATGCTTTGAATATTTAATAACAATAAACATAaaagaacattgtacaagatattGACATTGCAGATTATAATTTGAAATGGGCAGGGAAAGCGTGGTGAAATAGTACAATATAGAAATCATGATTTTGAGATCAGGAAATGTGTTAAAACAACATAGGTTGGAGCTATTGGTTCTTGTTTTAATATTTGCATCAATGTGTAATCTATATGGTTTGTTTCTTATCATATTTGTACAGCATAGTATAAATAtagttataaaaaatatttttttttggaaaacatgGCTATTCAATAATTACATAACATAAAAAGGCACAAAAGGATCTAAGATAA encodes:
- the LOC131034133 gene encoding uncharacterized protein LOC131034133, with product MRHRSQQSAAIFIRTNLGESVPTTIKALHECLQNTPDDQLPNQLLHFGATLRGTRAYWCKSRKELTAMIFQWGPPTLFFTLSSADTKWPDLHRLFSENDGQTTQFTRKQLTDHVICNPHITALYLHNRFTIFHEEVIQKLFQAKDHWYRYEWQHRGSRHIHGFLWLPGAPNMETINWTDDNEVQMAKNFFDQYVSAWNPRITADRMNAMHYTAMDDPCLADTKKLFTMDAALDYEALLNTLQRHTKCTEHTCLKKKGPTFECRYKAPWLQQEMSTLTVDNDNNPCYKPARNDDRLNIHNPWMLSLWRANIDCQPVTSKKAVLQYISKYASKSENKSQSYIEMLKTILNTSISEDSILLTYQKFMMGIVVDCDISAQETCHMLQKLPLLSCSRQFVSLNVGREILHRVIKSDNGVDLSTTYIHAYMQHPFELNATNLLQLAQGFSYNSQRKKTKWHIRDKKAIVTVYPQFTEPPDEDTNQFEIFCLSQLLLYKPFRDIPTEIGASKEQIIKNWKNFKKTNYSRLGNQQIIDDCSLPNEDDSDNNGSQHQDDTNLYEWEQLSQMGATNNFVQNDLQMLGRRDYDISHFWGATVVVDQLDCTALQFITTSKLKFQHTSMQISSQDIKKNQLSPQQKVAPNIILQHHNNQSATTPLRMIVQGTAGTGKSFLIDCIRKELNISPPMTANPLLVLAPTGVAAFNIQATTIHARLRIPIREMHPLTGQSLMTLQEQLKHIKYILIDEMSFLGPKLLLKIDNHLRQAFPNNQHDNFGGVSMILVGDLAQLPPVMDKPIYASHSTALSLWHSFTIVITLDTIFCQQGASIRQQQFRALLHNLRNAQALQHDLQFLTCQTNATLTIQQKKYFNSSIHLFATNEAARLHNRKMLKELNLPVALSLAKIAKQTNTEYDTNEQLPLEVLLSIDQQVMLIANLWIKVGLVNGTIGLIKQIVYENNRKPPDFPKYVVVQFNDYNGPPWDIAHPKDMPIFPIT